A genomic segment from Nymphalis io chromosome 7, ilAglIoxx1.1, whole genome shotgun sequence encodes:
- the LOC126769699 gene encoding uncharacterized protein LOC126769699, which produces MYRLFVFAFMIAAVACQQQEGARRVPKYAGDPKTAAIVQEARYLSGNGAFGAAYQQEDGIDFKEETDADGNRRGSYSYIDPTGQRKTVSYVAGKNGFQATGDHIPTAPLPVAPTPGYQPDPRYNSPDYKSQQYSAPQQYSAPVAPRNYAGKPNVDDGQYYPELYERENQGTPQQQYQAQPQYQAQTQYQPQQQYQPQPQPQYQPQQQYQPQQSNTNNIYPGVQQAQYSGIQSQQYNAPQPSHQDYYEPTTPQPSRFFPPGKFSLNRAPDGYTYSFHKV; this is translated from the coding sequence ATGTATAGGCTCTTTGTATTTGCCTTTATGATCGCGGCGGTCGCGTGTCAGCAACAAGAAGGAGCAAGACGAGTTCCTAAATACGCAGGTGATCCGAAAACAGCCGCCATTGTGCAAGAAGCTCGTTACCTCAGCGGAAACGGAGCTTTTGGAGCAGCTTACCAGCAAGAAGATGGTATCGACTTCAAAGAAGAGACAGATGCTGATGGAAACAGGCGTGGTAGCTACTCTTACATCGATCCTACAGGCCAAAGAAAAACTGTGAGTTACGTTGCTGGCAAAAATGGATTCCAAGCTACTGGGGATCATATTCCCACTGCACCTCTGCCAGTTGCACCCACTCCTGGATACCAACCTGATCCTCGTTACAATTCTCCTGATTATAAATCACAACAGTACAGTGCTCCTCAGCAGTATTCGGCTCCTGTAGCTCCACGTAACTATGCCGGAAAACCCAATGTTGACGATGGCCAATACTATCCTGAATTGTACGAACGTGAAAACCAAGGTACTCCCCAACAGCAATATCAGGCACAACCTCAGTACCAAGCTCAAACTCAGTATCAGCCTCAGCAACAATACCAACCGCAACCACAACCACAATACCAACCCCAGCAGCAATACCAGCCTCAGCAAAGCAACACCAACAACATTTACCCAGGAGTCCAGCAGGCTCAATACAGTGGAATTCAATCTCAACAATACAATGCACCTCAGCCTTCTCACCAAGACTACTACGAGCCCACCACGCCACAACCATCGCGTTTCTTCCCTCCAGGCAAGTTCAGCCTGAACCGTGCACCTGACGGTTACACCTACTCATTCcacaaagtataa